ACAACACAAGGTGAACTACTTACACTTACCGCCAGGTAAGTAAGTGACGGACTCAAACCGCAAGCTCCCTTTGGTTGTGGTAGAACGCAAATCATTAGCCATTTCTCGTACTAGTGCTTGAGTCAGACTAAGTTCCACGCCGCAGAGTTTATTATATAATGCTGTCTGTAATACTAACAATTCGATTTAGCACTCTGACTTTCTAAGCTGCATGGACTAATTTTTGAAAATTACACAACCAATTACCCACTAATTATGCAAGTTAAATTGGAATTGGTACAAAATGAAATGGTGCATTACGGTTAAAACCATAACGCACCATTTTTAATATTTACTAAAGTTAATCTTGCGTATTAGTAAATCCCACCTTCTCTATTCAGTTGTTCATCATGCTTGGCAATGACCCAAATTGCATGAATACTACCCGGTAGCCAACCTAGAACTGTGAGTAAAATGTTGATAAACAATGTTGGGCCAATTCCAACTGTCAGGAAAACGCCTAAAGGAGGCACTAATAAACCTAGAAGATAACGAACTAATTTCATGATTTTGCTGTATTTTTGTGATTTTGTTTAGTTACATTCTTTTGAAGATGCCGATTTAAGAAATCCACCTTCGGATATTTTATATGG
The Nostoc punctiforme PCC 73102 genome window above contains:
- a CDS encoding YqaE/Pmp3 family membrane protein, whose product is MKLVRYLLGLLVPPLGVFLTVGIGPTLFINILLTVLGWLPGSIHAIWVIAKHDEQLNREGGIY